The following are from one region of the Strix uralensis isolate ZFMK-TIS-50842 chromosome 4, bStrUra1, whole genome shotgun sequence genome:
- the HNRNPD gene encoding heterogeneous nuclear ribonucleoprotein D0 isoform X3 — protein sequence MKMFIGGLSWDTTKKDLKDYFSKFGEVVDCTLKLDPITGRSRGFGFVLFKESESVDKVMDQKEHKLNGKVIDPKRAKAMKTKEPVKKIFVGGLSPDTPEEKIREYFGGFGEVESIELPMDNKTNKRRGFCFITFKEEEPVKKIMEKKYHNVGLSKCEIKVAMSKEQYQQQQQWGSRGGFVGRARGRGGGPSQNWNQGYSNYWNQGYGNYGYNSQGYGGYGGYDYTGYNNYYGYGDYSTGTSLQALCRADFTILTGPLNADRVRDAHALECCRLVETRSIFSFEDSFEVAHATC from the exons AT gaaaatgtttattGGTGGCCTTAGCTGGGACACTACAAAGAAAGATCTGAAGGACTATTTCTCTAAATTTGGTGAAGTTGTAGACTGCACTCTGAAGTTAGATCCCATCACTGGGCGATCAAGAGGTTTCGGCTTTGTACTCTTCAAGGAATCGGAGAGCGTAGATAAG GTCATGGACCAGAAGGAACACAAGCTGAATGGAAAGGTCATTGATCCAAAAAGAGCTAAAGCCATGAAAACAAAAGAACCtgttaaaaagatttttgttgGGGGCTTATCTCCAGACACGCCTGAGGAGAAAATAAGGGAGTATTTTGGAGGTTTTGGTGAG GTTGAATCGATAGAGCTCCCCATGGACAACAAAACTAACAAGAGGCGTGGATTTTGCTTCATTACTTTCAAGGAGGAGGAACCGgtgaagaaaataatggaaaagaaataccaCAATGTTGGGCTTAGTAAA TGTGAAATAAAAGTAGCCATGTCAAAGGAACAgtaccagcagcagcagcagtgggggAGTCGAGGAGGATTTGTGGGAAGAGCTCGAGGAAGAGGTGGAG GCCCCAGTCAAAACTGGAACCAGGGATACAGCAACTACTGGAATCAGGGGTATGGGAACTATGGCTACAACAGCCAAGGGTATGGAGGTTATGGAGGCTATGACTACACTGGTTACAACAACTACTATGGATATGGTGACTATAGCA CGGGAACTTCCTTGCAGGCCCTGTGTCGCGCTGACTTCACGATTCTCACAGGCCCGCTCAATGCGGACAGGGTACGAGATGCTCACGCTCTCGAATGCTGCCGTTTG gtGGAGACACGCagtattttctcatttgaagATTCATTTGAGGTGGCACATGCTACCTGCTAA
- the HNRNPD gene encoding heterogeneous nuclear ribonucleoprotein D0 isoform X4: MFIGGLSWDTTKKDLKDYFSKFGEVVDCTLKLDPITGRSRGFGFVLFKESESVDKVMDQKEHKLNGKVIDPKRAKAMKTKEPVKKIFVGGLSPDTPEEKIREYFGGFGEVESIELPMDNKTNKRRGFCFITFKEEEPVKKIMEKKYHNVGLSKCEIKVAMSKEQYQQQQQWGSRGGFVGRARGRGGGPSQNWNQGYSNYWNQGYGNYGYNSQGYGGYGGYDYTGYNNYYGYGDYSTGTSLQALCRADFTILTGPLNADRVRDAHALECCRLVETRSIFSFEDSFEVAHATC, from the exons atgtttattGGTGGCCTTAGCTGGGACACTACAAAGAAAGATCTGAAGGACTATTTCTCTAAATTTGGTGAAGTTGTAGACTGCACTCTGAAGTTAGATCCCATCACTGGGCGATCAAGAGGTTTCGGCTTTGTACTCTTCAAGGAATCGGAGAGCGTAGATAAG GTCATGGACCAGAAGGAACACAAGCTGAATGGAAAGGTCATTGATCCAAAAAGAGCTAAAGCCATGAAAACAAAAGAACCtgttaaaaagatttttgttgGGGGCTTATCTCCAGACACGCCTGAGGAGAAAATAAGGGAGTATTTTGGAGGTTTTGGTGAG GTTGAATCGATAGAGCTCCCCATGGACAACAAAACTAACAAGAGGCGTGGATTTTGCTTCATTACTTTCAAGGAGGAGGAACCGgtgaagaaaataatggaaaagaaataccaCAATGTTGGGCTTAGTAAA TGTGAAATAAAAGTAGCCATGTCAAAGGAACAgtaccagcagcagcagcagtgggggAGTCGAGGAGGATTTGTGGGAAGAGCTCGAGGAAGAGGTGGAG GCCCCAGTCAAAACTGGAACCAGGGATACAGCAACTACTGGAATCAGGGGTATGGGAACTATGGCTACAACAGCCAAGGGTATGGAGGTTATGGAGGCTATGACTACACTGGTTACAACAACTACTATGGATATGGTGACTATAGCA CGGGAACTTCCTTGCAGGCCCTGTGTCGCGCTGACTTCACGATTCTCACAGGCCCGCTCAATGCGGACAGGGTACGAGATGCTCACGCTCTCGAATGCTGCCGTTTG gtGGAGACACGCagtattttctcatttgaagATTCATTTGAGGTGGCACATGCTACCTGCTAA